The nucleotide sequence GAGAGGGGTTTGGTGCAAATTACTCACCCAGCCTGTTTTCCAGATGCAGAGGTCCTGTGTCGATTATCCAGTCTTTTACCAAACCGGATTTGAAACGGGTAATTAACGGAGGACCTCTGACGCTGGAACTTCATGACACCGTGTTCCGAACAGAGGAAAGCTGTGCCAAGGTCGCGGTGCTGGTAAAGTCTTTTATGGATCTGGG is from Anaerotignum faecicola and encodes:
- a CDS encoding pyruvate formate-lyase, translating into EGFGANYSPSLFSRCRGPVSIIQSFTKPDLKRVINGGPLTLELHDTVFRTEESCAKVAVLVKSFMDLGGHQLQLNSVNRDTMLEAQKHPENYKNLIVRVWGWSGYFVELDKEYQDHIIQRMELMLAV